DNA from Coffea arabica cultivar ET-39 chromosome 10c, Coffea Arabica ET-39 HiFi, whole genome shotgun sequence:
ATCTAAGCATGCTGTTAGCAActaaaaacataaaatttttaaGCAAGATTAAATGTGAGACCAAGCAAAGGTACAGCTTTCTGGCTGTTATCGTGCCTTGAGTAACACAACAAAATTTGAACCACTGAgagaaaaacaaacaaataagCAACACTTTCCTCTTCAATGGCAATCCATTCCATGCCTCGGTTCATCTATGATTGGCATCTTCTAACATGCTCaagcaaaagcaaaaatttcatccaataAAATATGAAAGTGGAAAGTGAAGTAAAGGAAACTTCTTGCCATGACATACAATAGTTGACCAGTACCTCAGAAACTAAATCGTggatttgtttaaaaaaaaaacaaagcaaacaAACCTGTGTACATAGATGCAAGAGAAAATACTGACAGCTTCCAGCTATTTTCTCTACTTTCATCCTGATTAACAATGTAAACCCAACCAGACTATAGGAGAATAGAATTTAATTCATaagccaaaaaataaaatagtaaagGTGGAGCTTGTACCAATGTATAACTTTTTCACGCTCCAAAGGACTTCGACGATGCAGAACCCTTATTGGTGTTTTCTGTAAAATTTGCTGCGGAGGCAAGAAAACACCAATTACTGTACAAATTAGCGATGTAGAATTCATATTCATCGGATTAAAGCATATTCCAATCATGACTTGTATATAGGTATATAACATTAGCACAATTAAGAAACTGCTAAATAGTTTTATGTCCATGAAACTAAACAACTTTGCTTAATCATATAAAGGCTAGTTCAATACAACGCATCGCGGTCAGCTGCATGCAGCAATTTACCAAAGCCAATCTTTCTTACAGCTAATTCCATGTACTACTACTAACCTATTAGCCCAGAAGAGCATAGTAAAATCAATTCAAACAGGAACAAAGAAACTACTTAAGCATCAAGATAAACATATCTTGCATATATAATATGGCTACTTATTTGCAAGAGCAAAACAAATACTGATGCGCGCGCACACACgaatatatatgtacacctaTATCTATGAGAGAGAGGTAGCGAGGCAAACTCACCATCTCTTGAAGTGAAGATAGAGTCTTCGAGTCATCATCATTAAAAGGGCGAGAAATCCAGACAAGAGCAGCATACTGCTTCTGTACAAATTGTGGAAGTGATATCTTGACTGCAGTTCAAGTttttgacaagaaaacaaagaacTAATTGATTTAAAGCAAAAGGCATGTACCTGTTTCTCAGCTTCTCCTTCACGCATCAGTGCCCACCCTTTGTTGTCTAAAATCTTGAGATTCTTAACCCCAACCTGATAATGCAATCATCAATAGCACAGCAACATCATGAGAAGTTTATAGAATGAACCTTCGAACAGAAAATTTATCTAAAACAGCACATACCAGTTTATTTTCCTGgctatttattttcatttccatCTCTTTAATAAGTTCTTCAGAAGGAACTTGATGGGCATTTTGTACCTCAACCAGGAAAGGGCGACCTGTGCCCAACATCCTGACCTGAAAAAATAGGTTTCCAACATCAAAACAACATTTAGCAACATCTACAAAAGAATAGAAACACCAGAGCTTCCATACATCTATATCCTCTCTACCAGCAGCATGAAACTTGTAACCATCACCTTGGCAGAGAGGAAGGATGCTGCCACCTATTATTTCCTGCATGGCCAACAATTTCATTCACTCTTGTACAACATAAgccagaaaaacaaaaatactatTGTGAAAAACAGGGAAACACCTCTACTGATGCTTCCCCCATTCTTTCGTCCTCAATCATCCAGCAAGTCTGGCTGACATTTCTTGAGTACTGCAGTCAAAAGAGAGCTCCACAATCTTCAAGTTGTAcaaagacacacacacacacatcctatatctatcaaatttcataagTTTATGATAACAGGTGTAGATTTAACCACAATCCTCGTTGAAATTACCATACCTTAAGGTATCTCCCACCAATGTAGATTGGACATCTATAACAAAGAAATACCAAACCAAAGGGCTGACTCTCCTGAAAAGTCAGCAATTCTGACCATAAGCACAATACCATAAACTATTCTCACATCATCAACCAATCTTATCACAATAAAACAAAATCCACGCATCCAATTACTTGTAATTTTTACAATAAGAAAGAATTGCAGGTATATCGCAGATGAGAAAGTAAATGAACCATAACTTGCATACATGGAATTATACCTtctcgagctgaaattttaggtaATCGCTTCCATGACCTTCCAAATCCTTTGCAAAGCCCTCTGTGCACTCATATTGTTTGTTTTCATGTTCAGCAAAATTTTTTGAGCCAGATGTCTCAGATGCTTGTTTTTCATCAGCAGTATATAGCATATCTGTTTTATTACAAGTGATCACTCGATAATTAAAATCACATGCATAAATGAAAATATAATCCATTGTGTTTCTGGTAGAAAACATCCATGGACAGGCAGAGAAATTTACATTGAGATGGTGAAAAGTGTTTGTCAAAGTTTACATTACCATACCCAAAATGTGCAATATATTTgggcaaaatttttgaagtagTAAACCTTGACTTCTCAAAAGCAAATTTTAAACAATTGAAGCCCAACAAGGGCGAAAAACTAACTTTTCTACTCTCtttgggggagggggagggggaggctGTGCTTCCCAGAAAACAGGTGAAAATTCATGAAACTGTAAAGTGAAAGAACATGGGAATGTGGGTCTCTCTGTCTTTTTGCTTTAAATGGAAAGCTTCTAAATCATACTTGCAGATTATTCTGTTGGCTAGCATACGCAGAGACAAATTCTCTTCAGAATATTGTCATAAAATAGGACAAAGAATGTTGAGgttcataattatttttttaaatccagTATATTGAAGGatgttccttttcctttttaagtAAATCCTTTATATCAAAGAATGCTCTTATAACTTTTTCTCCAATATCCATGGGAGAAACTTCCAAAACTTCACAGGTCAGCAATTATATCAGTAACTGCAGAAGGTTATTAGAAATCAGAGATGTGCTAAAATGAATATCTTTGATAAGTCAAAAACTCCAAAAGAAGTAGTTTAGGGCAGCTacttgtttttctccttttgcaTCCATCGATCTCCTCATTGTCAGGTTTTCTTCTTGACTCTTCAGAAGTTTCATATGTCAATCGTATGCGAAATGTGCTTAGATTTGATTTTGTACCCTGCGGAATGAGAAAAACTTATAAAGTTCCAATCTTGTGTCATGCATCCTGAAAGTCTAGCCCAACTACGAGGTAGATGAGCAGCAGTTAGATCAGAACTTAAAAAGATGTAATTGTTTATTCGGTAGccttcaaagaaataaaataagaatcaaCTATTCCTCCACCagagaagaaagggagatgTTTGCATATGTTAATATTCTGAAAAGAAAAGGCAGAGTACAAATAATACATGCCTTTGTTGCATGAATTTAGAAACTTAAGCATTTAACACTTCTGAATGGCTTCTAATGAAAGAGGAAACAGAGATCTGAATTACCAGCAATTTTTCTAGGGTATCCAGTATTGACAATTTCAAGGCATCCTTTATAGAAATACAGTCAGTCAGAGTTTTTTGCAGGAACCAATGTTCAGAGCCATACTTCTTTCTCATAAAGGACCTGAAAGA
Protein-coding regions in this window:
- the LOC140015569 gene encoding uncharacterized protein isoform X5, which produces MASEVVQDNSGGDERPQISNSAAANVGEEVEELKLLQDAVYALPTYAVKDFFSLGACARCIFRLFGLCQKISSFPSLPTATMNAMLEKNVLGRDRDDNCSGSAERKDSGSQQLSSQTFVLEHAVCRICLGILDYVYHDEKEILVKKDSAYEFARIVAESVKQEHPQIDSFSLEVSLPPVVMDNEQVVRSFMRKKYGSEHWFLQKTLTDCISIKDALKLSILDTLEKLLGTKSNLSTFRIRLTYETSEESRRKPDNEEIDGCKRRKTNMLYTADEKQASETSGSKNFAEHENKQYECTEGFAKDLEGHGSDYLKFQLEKESQPFGLVFLCYRCPIYIGGRYLKYSRNVSQTCWMIEDERMGEASVEEIIGGSILPLCQGDGYKFHAAGREDIDVRMLGTGRPFLVEVQNAHQVPSEELIKEMEMKINSQENKLVGVKNLKILDNKGWALMREGEAEKQKQYAALVWISRPFNDDDSKTLSSLQEMQILQKTPIRVLHRRSPLEREKVIHWMKVEKIAGSCQYFLLHLCTQKMPIIDEPRHGMDCH
- the LOC140015569 gene encoding uncharacterized protein isoform X7, with the translated sequence MASEVVQDNSGGDERPQISNSAAANVGEEVEELKLLQDAVYALPTYAVKDFFSLGACARCIFRLFGLCQKISSFPSLPTATMNAMLEKNVLGRDRDDNCSGSAERKDSGSQQLSSQTFVLEHAVCRICLGILDYVYHDEKEILVKKDSAYEFARIVAESVKQEHPQIDSFSLEVSLPPVVMDNEQVVRSFMRKKYGSEHWFLQKTLTDCISIKDALKLSILDTLEKLLGTKSNLSTFRIRLTYETSEESRRKPDNEEIDGCKRRKTNMLYTADEKQASETSGSKNFAEHENKQYECTEGFAKDLEGHGSDYLKFQLEKESQPFGLVFLCYRCPIYIGGRYLKYSRNVSQTCWMIEDERMGEASVEEIIGGSILPLCQGDGYKFHAAGREDIDVRMLGTGRPFLVEVQNAHQVPSEELIKEMEMKINSQENKLVGVKNLKILDNKGWALMREGEAEKQKQYAALVWISRPFNDDDSKTLSSLQEMQILQKTPIRVLHRRSPLEREKVIHWMKVEKIAGSCQYFLLHLCTQMPIIDEPRHGMDCH
- the LOC140015569 gene encoding uncharacterized protein isoform X4 — protein: MASEVVQDNSGGDERPQISNSAAANVGEEVEELKLLQDAVYALPTYAVKDFFSLGACARCIFRLFGLCQKISSFPSLPTATMNAMLEKNVLGRDRDDNCSGSAERKDSGSQQLSSQTFVLEHAVCRICLGILDYVYHDEKEILVKKDSAYEFARIVAESVKQEHPQIDSFSLEVSLPPVVMDNEQVVRSFMRKKYGSEHWFLQKTLTDCISIKDALKLSILDTLEKLLGTKSNLSTFRIRLTYETSEESRRKPDNEEIDGCKRRKTNMLYTADEKQASETSGSKNFAEHENKQYECTEGFAKDLEGHGSDYLKFQLEKESQPFGLVFLCYRCPIYIGGRYLKYSRNVSQTCWMIEDERMGEASVEVRMLGTGRPFLVEVQNAHQVPSEELIKEMEMKINSQENKLVGVKNLKILDNKGWALMREGEAEKQKQYAALVWISRPFNDDDSKTLSSLQEMQILQKTPIRVLHRRSPLEREKVIHWMKVEKIAGSCQYFLLHLCTQVCLLCFFFKQIHDLVSEVLVNYCMSWQEVSFTSLSTFIFYWMKFLLLLEHVRRCQS
- the LOC140015569 gene encoding uncharacterized protein isoform X1, whose amino-acid sequence is MASEVVQDNSGGDERPQISNSAAANVGEEVEELKLLQDAVYALPTYAVKDFFSLGACARCIFRLFGLCQKISSFPSLPTATMNAMLEKNVLGRDRDDNCSGSAERKDSGSQQLSSQTFVLEHAVCRICLGILDYVYHDEKEILVKKDSAYEFARIVAESVKQEHPQIDSFSLEVSLPPVVMDNEQVVRSFMRKKYGSEHWFLQKTLTDCISIKDALKLSILDTLEKLLGTKSNLSTFRIRLTYETSEESRRKPDNEEIDGCKRRKTNMLYTADEKQASETSGSKNFAEHENKQYECTEGFAKDLEGHGSDYLKFQLEKESQPFGLVFLCYRCPIYIGGRYLKYSRNVSQTCWMIEDERMGEASVEEIIGGSILPLCQGDGYKFHAAGREDIDVRMLGTGRPFLVEVQNAHQVPSEELIKEMEMKINSQENKLVGVKNLKILDNKGWALMREGEAEKQKQYAALVWISRPFNDDDSKTLSSLQEMQILQKTPIRVLHRRSPLEREKVIHWMKVEKIAGSCQYFLLHLCTQVCLLCFFFKQIHDLVSEVLVNYCMSWQEVSFTSLSTFIFYWMKFLLLLEHVRRCQS
- the LOC140015569 gene encoding uncharacterized protein isoform X2 — translated: MASEVVQDNSGGDERPQISNSAAANVGEEVEELKLLQDAVYALPTYAVKDFFSLGACARCIFRLFGLCQKISSFPSLPTATMNAMLEKNVLGRDRDDNCSGSAERKDSGSQQLSSQTFVLEHAVCRICLGILDYVYHDEKEILVKKDSAYEFARIVAESVKQEHPQIDSFSLEVSLPPVVMDNEQVVRSFMRKKYGSEHWFLQKTLTDCISIKDALKLSILDTLEKLLGTKSNLSTFRIRLTYETSEESRRKPDNEEIDGCKRRKTNMLYTADEKQASETSGSKNFAEHENKQYECTEGFAKDLEGHGSDYLKFQLEKESQPFGLVFLCYRCPIYIGGRYLKYSRNVSQTCWMIEDERMGEASVEEIIGGSILPLCQGDGYKFHAAGREDIDVRMLGTGRPFLVEVQNAHQVPSEELIKEMEMKINSQENKLVGVKNLKILDNKGWALMREGEAEKQKQYAALVWISRPFNDDDSKTLSSLQEMQILQKTPIRVLHRRSPLEREKVIHWMKVEKIAGSCQYFLLHLCTQAGTYIKEFVHGDLGRTHPSIGSILGCRAEILQLDVTDVKMDCF
- the LOC140015569 gene encoding uncharacterized protein isoform X3: MASEVVQDNSGGDERPQISNSAAANVGEEVEELKLLQDAVYALPTYAVKDFFSLGACARCIFRLFGLCQKISSFPSLPTATMNAMLEKNVLGRDRDDNCSGSAERKDSGSQQLSSQTFVLEHAVCRICLGILDYVYHDEKEILVKKDSAYEFARIVAESVKQEHPQIDSFSLEVSLPPVVMDNEQVVRSFMRKKYGSEHWFLQKTLTDCISIKDALKLSILDTLEKLLGTKSNLSTFRIRLTYETSEESRRKPDNEEIDGCKRRKTNMLYTADEKQASETSGSKNFAEHENKQYECTEGFAKDLEGHGSDYLKFQLEKESQPFGLVFLCYRCPIYIGGRYLKYSRNVSQTCWMIEDERMGEASVEEIIGGSILPLCQGDGYKFHAAGREDIDVRMLGTGRPFLVEVQNAHQVPSEELIKEMEMKINSQENKLVGVKNLKILDNKGWALMREGEAEKQKQYAALVWISRPFNDDDSKTLSSLQEMQILQKTPIRVLHRRSPLEREKVIHWMKVEKIAGSCQYFLLHLCTQDRLVHILRSLCMGILEEHTPVLVPYLGAERRYCNLM
- the LOC140015569 gene encoding uncharacterized protein isoform X6; the encoded protein is MASEVVQDNSGGDERPQISNSAAANVGEEVEELKLLQDAVYALPTYAVKDFFSLGACARCIFRLFGLCQKISSFPSLPTATMNAMLEKNVLGRDRDDNCSGSAERKDSGSQQLSSQTFVLEHAVCRICLGILDYVYHDEKEILVKKDSAYEFARIVAESVKQEHPQIDSFSLEVSLPPVVMDNEQVVRSFMRKKYGSEHWFLQKTLTDCISIKDALKLSILDTLEKLLGTKSNLSTFRIRLTYETSEESRRKPDNEEIDGCKRRKTNMLYTADEKQASETSGSKNFAEHENKQYECTEGFAKDLEGHGSDYLKFQLEKESQPFGLVFLCYRCPIYIGGRYLKYSRNVSQTCWMIEDERMGEASVEEIIGGSILPLCQGDGYKFHAAGREDIDVRMLGTGRPFLVEVQNAHQVPSEELIKEMEMKINSQENKLVGVKNLKILDNKGWALMREGEAEKQKQYAALVWISRPFNDDDSKTLSSLQEMQILQKTPIRVLHRRSPLEREKVIHWLVHILRSLCMGILEEHTPVLVPYLGAERRYCNLM